Proteins encoded by one window of Blastopirellula marina:
- a CDS encoding GNAT family N-acetyltransferase, which translates to MSSYTIRSMTIEDQDEVTSLIYHSTNAWYQSHARPPIFTGDVSVASVFCDVYEALDPGCCVVAQCDDTGTLAGSCFYHPRPTHVSLGIMNVHPDHFGGGIARKLLDFVIAVADKEDKPVRLVSSAMNLDSFSLYNRAGFVPRKTFQDMYLEVPAEGIQRGTPPEKMNHVRQASVDDLDAIVTLEEELHHIRRPDDYRHFLENESGLWHVSVSENSSGGIDGFLASVFHPGSNMLGPGVMRTEEDAAALIYYELQHHAGRAPVWLVPVEASQLVQELYSWGARNCELHFSQVRGQWKRPEGIIMPTFMPETS; encoded by the coding sequence ATGTCGAGCTACACGATTCGATCGATGACAATCGAAGATCAGGATGAGGTCACTTCGCTGATTTACCATTCGACCAACGCCTGGTACCAATCGCATGCCCGGCCACCGATCTTCACGGGCGATGTTTCGGTTGCCAGCGTATTCTGCGACGTGTACGAAGCCCTCGATCCAGGCTGCTGCGTCGTGGCCCAGTGCGACGATACCGGCACGTTGGCTGGCTCGTGCTTCTATCATCCTCGCCCCACGCACGTGTCTTTGGGCATCATGAACGTCCATCCCGATCACTTCGGTGGAGGCATCGCACGCAAGCTGTTGGACTTCGTGATAGCGGTCGCTGATAAAGAAGACAAGCCAGTGCGTCTGGTATCGAGCGCAATGAATCTTGATTCCTTCTCGCTCTATAACCGAGCCGGCTTCGTCCCTCGGAAGACCTTTCAGGACATGTACCTGGAAGTGCCTGCAGAGGGAATCCAGCGTGGTACGCCGCCTGAGAAGATGAACCATGTTCGCCAGGCATCCGTGGATGATCTTGATGCGATTGTAACGCTGGAAGAAGAGCTCCATCACATCCGACGGCCGGACGACTACCGTCATTTTCTAGAAAACGAATCCGGGCTATGGCACGTATCGGTCAGCGAGAACTCCTCCGGCGGTATCGATGGTTTCCTGGCATCCGTGTTTCACCCCGGCTCGAACATGCTCGGGCCGGGCGTAATGCGCACGGAAGAGGATGCCGCGGCGCTGATCTATTACGAGCTTCAGCATCACGCAGGCCGGGCGCCTGTCTGGCTGGTGCCGGTGGAAGCGAGCCAGCTGGTACAGGAACTGTATAGCTGGGGAGCACGAAACTGCGAACTGCACTTCTCACAGGTTCGCGGCCAGTGGAAGCGGCCTGAGGGAATCATCATGCCGACGTTCATGCCTGAGACCAGTTAG
- a CDS encoding PSD1 and planctomycete cytochrome C domain-containing protein: protein MSQMAHHVSFIRLRTFSFALVVVCLLSGYTTAEDDSKTAKVRFEKDIYPLLHKACFECHGAESQEADLRVDERSALLESGSVVPGKPEESELLRRVTLPKGHDEIMPAVGDPLSASEIRSLRQWIASGATWPEDFTPPKHWSYVKPERPALPQVNGKQWVKSPIDHFVLAKLEEVGFEPSPAATPEKLIRRVHFDLTGLPPTPKEVEAFLADPSEDNYRQIVDELLARPQFGERWARPWLDLARYADSHGFQRDDLREIWAYRDWVIQAMNDDMPFDRFTVEQIAGDLLPDATESTRIATGFHRCAPTNVEAGSLPEETRIEQIIDRVNTTGAVWLGTTLECCQCHDHKYDPFPMKDYYRMLAFFNSTKREADRTNPKQPSSIAFQGPSMNLADPQKEERRKQLQSQQSKVKEQQTQRRGELEADLKTWVTSIDVEAMKAVPDPVKKAIAKGPEKWSDKEEKTLLDFCVEQDGSSQKLGKQLNKIERDLKAAQPDTTLVMIELEEMRPTHIFERGNYQTPGELVEPGTPETLHAMPEGPANRLTLAHWLASQENPLVARVVVNRWWAELFGQGIVATEEDFGIKGESPTHPQLLDWLAVEFMENGWSRKKLLREIVLSATYQQSSHLTKQLLEQDDQNKLLARGPRLRMDAEMIRDNALAVSGLLSLKQFGPPIRPYQPDGIWTKVGGQKYNYQVSPGSEQHRRGIYVVLKRGSPYPSFMNFDATSRLACTVQRSRTNTPLQALTLLNDPVYVEAAQALAKRIQNETADQPLDQQLRYAFQLCTARKPSESELATLHNLFESSGDTDKAWSNIATALLNLHETITKD, encoded by the coding sequence ATGTCTCAGATGGCTCACCACGTCTCCTTTATTCGACTTAGGACGTTCTCTTTTGCGCTGGTCGTTGTTTGTCTGCTGAGCGGTTATACGACTGCAGAGGATGACTCCAAGACAGCGAAGGTTCGCTTTGAAAAAGATATCTACCCGCTGCTTCATAAAGCTTGTTTTGAATGCCACGGGGCAGAATCGCAGGAAGCCGATCTGCGTGTTGACGAGCGCAGTGCGTTACTCGAATCCGGTAGCGTCGTGCCGGGCAAACCGGAAGAGAGTGAACTTTTGCGCCGCGTGACCTTGCCCAAAGGTCACGACGAGATCATGCCGGCGGTAGGTGATCCCCTCTCCGCCAGCGAGATTCGCTCGCTACGACAGTGGATTGCCAGCGGTGCCACCTGGCCGGAAGATTTTACTCCGCCCAAGCACTGGTCGTACGTCAAGCCCGAACGCCCTGCCCTGCCGCAGGTAAATGGCAAACAATGGGTGAAGTCGCCGATCGATCACTTTGTTCTCGCCAAGCTGGAAGAGGTGGGATTCGAGCCATCCCCGGCAGCCACACCAGAGAAGTTGATTCGCCGGGTACACTTCGATTTGACCGGCTTGCCACCGACGCCCAAGGAAGTGGAAGCCTTCCTTGCGGATCCATCGGAGGATAACTACCGGCAAATCGTCGACGAGCTATTGGCACGACCTCAGTTCGGTGAACGCTGGGCCAGGCCGTGGCTTGACCTGGCACGCTATGCCGACTCGCATGGTTTTCAGCGCGACGACCTCCGCGAGATCTGGGCGTATCGCGATTGGGTCATTCAAGCGATGAACGATGACATGCCGTTCGATCGCTTCACCGTCGAGCAAATTGCCGGCGATCTTCTGCCTGATGCAACCGAATCGACACGAATCGCCACCGGCTTTCATCGCTGTGCCCCCACCAACGTAGAAGCAGGCTCGCTGCCGGAAGAAACGCGCATCGAGCAAATCATTGATCGCGTTAACACCACCGGGGCCGTCTGGCTCGGAACGACCCTGGAATGCTGCCAGTGCCACGACCACAAGTACGATCCTTTTCCGATGAAGGATTATTACCGGATGCTGGCGTTCTTCAATAGCACCAAGCGCGAAGCCGACCGCACCAATCCCAAGCAGCCGAGCTCAATCGCATTTCAGGGGCCATCCATGAACCTGGCCGATCCGCAGAAGGAAGAGCGGCGCAAACAGCTTCAATCGCAGCAGTCCAAAGTCAAAGAGCAGCAAACGCAACGACGCGGAGAACTTGAAGCAGACTTAAAGACATGGGTCACCAGTATCGACGTCGAAGCGATGAAGGCAGTCCCCGATCCGGTGAAGAAGGCCATCGCCAAGGGGCCTGAGAAGTGGTCGGACAAAGAAGAAAAGACACTGCTCGACTTCTGTGTTGAGCAAGACGGTTCGAGCCAGAAACTAGGCAAGCAGCTCAACAAGATCGAACGCGACCTGAAAGCAGCCCAGCCTGATACCACGCTGGTAATGATCGAACTGGAAGAAATGCGTCCCACGCACATCTTCGAGCGTGGCAACTATCAAACGCCAGGTGAGCTCGTCGAGCCTGGCACGCCGGAGACGCTACATGCGATGCCGGAAGGTCCTGCTAATCGGCTGACGCTGGCCCATTGGTTGGCATCCCAAGAGAACCCACTGGTTGCCCGGGTGGTGGTCAATCGATGGTGGGCAGAACTGTTCGGCCAAGGGATCGTTGCCACGGAAGAAGACTTCGGCATCAAAGGAGAGTCACCAACCCATCCCCAGTTGTTGGATTGGCTGGCGGTCGAGTTCATGGAGAACGGTTGGTCGCGCAAGAAGCTTCTGCGCGAGATTGTCCTTTCCGCCACCTATCAGCAGTCGTCCCATCTGACCAAGCAGTTGCTCGAGCAGGACGATCAGAACAAGCTGCTTGCCCGCGGACCACGTTTGCGGATGGATGCTGAAATGATTCGGGACAACGCACTGGCTGTTTCGGGCCTGCTAAGCCTCAAGCAGTTCGGGCCTCCGATTCGTCCTTATCAACCTGATGGCATTTGGACCAAGGTGGGCGGACAGAAGTACAACTACCAAGTCAGCCCAGGTAGCGAACAGCATCGGCGTGGGATTTACGTTGTCCTAAAACGTGGATCTCCCTATCCGAGTTTCATGAATTTCGATGCGACTTCCCGGCTGGCATGCACCGTGCAGCGGTCTCGAACGAACACGCCGCTGCAGGCCCTCACCCTGCTGAACGATCCGGTCTATGTCGAAGCAGCCCAGGCATTGGCCAAGCGTATTCAGAACGAGACCGCGGATCAGCCGCTTGATCAACAGCTACGGTATGCGTTTCAGTTGTGTACGGCTCGTAAGCCGAGTGAATCGGAACTTGCTACCCTGCATAACCTGTTCGAATCGTCTGGCGATACCGATAAAGCGTGGTCTAACATCGCGACTGCCTTGTTGAACCTGCACGAAACCATCACGAAGGACTAG
- a CDS encoding DUF1501 domain-containing protein produces the protein MNTRNQSTAMTRRGFLQNSGIGFGGIALASLLQQDSKAGVLAPHIMPRAKHVIYLHMIGAPSQLDLFEPKPELVKRHNQPCPAEVTKDRDFAFIGKTSTLAGSPFKYSKHGSCGHNFSELLPHLAGVSDEIAMIHSIHTEEINHAPAQMFLHSGFGRGGRPSFGSWVSYGLGSENENLPGYIVLLSGPKGGAGTSLWSSGFLPSIHQGIQFRSEGDPVLFLSSPKDHTTQDRRRVLDAVSDLNRQQLAATSDPEIETRIEQYEMAFRMQASVPDLMNLEGETKETLALYGAQPGKASFANNCLLARRLVERGVRLIELYDADWDHHSGLDKRLPEKCKQTDRPIAALISDLKRRGLLDDTLIVWGSEFGRTPLRQGGDAKGNSVAGRDHHKDAFTMWLAGGGVKGGVSHGRTDDFGMDIIENGVHVHDLNATILHLLGIDHERLTYRYQGREFRLTDVHGELIRPILA, from the coding sequence ATGAATACCCGCAACCAATCAACCGCCATGACGCGCCGCGGCTTTCTGCAGAACAGCGGCATCGGCTTTGGCGGTATCGCGCTGGCGTCCCTTCTTCAGCAAGATTCCAAGGCCGGAGTGTTGGCCCCGCATATCATGCCGCGGGCCAAGCATGTGATTTACCTGCACATGATCGGCGCACCGTCGCAGTTAGACCTGTTTGAACCGAAACCGGAGCTGGTCAAACGTCATAATCAACCTTGTCCGGCGGAAGTAACCAAAGATCGCGACTTTGCTTTTATCGGCAAGACGTCTACCCTCGCTGGCTCGCCGTTCAAGTATTCCAAGCACGGATCTTGCGGTCACAACTTTTCGGAACTGCTGCCACACCTGGCCGGGGTTTCCGATGAGATTGCAATGATCCATTCGATTCATACCGAAGAGATCAACCATGCCCCGGCACAGATGTTTTTGCATTCAGGGTTCGGTCGGGGTGGTCGTCCCAGTTTTGGTTCTTGGGTTTCGTATGGCCTCGGTTCGGAGAACGAAAATCTACCCGGCTATATCGTCCTATTAAGCGGCCCCAAAGGTGGTGCCGGCACGAGTTTATGGTCGAGTGGCTTCCTGCCGAGTATCCACCAAGGGATCCAGTTCCGCTCGGAAGGTGATCCCGTGCTATTTCTTTCCAGCCCGAAGGATCACACCACGCAGGATCGTCGCCGTGTTCTCGACGCGGTATCCGATCTCAACCGACAGCAGTTAGCGGCAACCAGCGATCCTGAGATTGAAACGCGGATCGAACAGTACGAGATGGCCTTCCGCATGCAGGCCTCGGTACCTGATCTGATGAACCTGGAAGGGGAAACGAAAGAGACGCTCGCGTTGTATGGGGCCCAACCAGGTAAAGCCTCGTTTGCGAATAACTGTTTACTCGCGCGTCGTTTGGTTGAACGAGGCGTGCGTCTGATCGAGCTTTACGATGCCGACTGGGACCACCATAGCGGTCTCGATAAACGCCTGCCTGAGAAATGCAAACAAACCGACCGGCCGATAGCCGCGTTGATATCCGACCTGAAACGCCGCGGCCTGCTGGACGATACGCTGATCGTATGGGGCTCGGAGTTCGGCCGGACGCCTCTTCGCCAAGGGGGAGACGCCAAGGGGAATTCGGTCGCTGGCCGAGATCACCACAAAGACGCGTTCACCATGTGGCTGGCTGGTGGCGGCGTGAAAGGTGGCGTCAGTCACGGGCGAACCGATGACTTCGGCATGGATATCATCGAGAATGGCGTCCACGTGCACGACCTCAATGCAACCATTTTGCACCTCTTGGGTATCGATCACGA